Proteins from a single region of Schistocerca gregaria isolate iqSchGreg1 chromosome 3, iqSchGreg1.2, whole genome shotgun sequence:
- the LOC126354804 gene encoding DNA-binding protein RFX2: MATVNPATSASATLSALDIHQARSCGNASAASQQRHSSPPTVVVLSASSQISTPVTAVPSNTLPIASVANSTLKKSGGVEYCLESSDSDVVASDAVQPGVQPDYVQYVESASEQDIYSSTNGQTSYPVYTVEEPEKMYAPVSEPYYNDSTAAVPYNQVAGSVGQGSGNNQLLAQQSSSYLIQESIESDTAHSLITPQHNNTQSINSDSGGVTYLISGNSGMESDGQDAHSHNTRATPATVHWLLDNYETAEGVSLPRSTLYNHYLYHCNERKQDPVNAASFGKLIRSIFLGLRTRRLGTRGNSKYHYYGIRIKPNSILNQLFEDGTSVAVRPQTGSQKRFKFLSGSGQKSTEYEQSSHHTSLGHCQELHKHHEFLGDSTSAIPDFPEIEMSNVVLPEECTLEDVDTLRSIYREHCEAFLDAILNLEFPTIESLWREFWRTQDDNNGDECEEERYLSKTKLFILCKLEPIQQFVRVVDYRFYQNLVYVLIPDVLRPIPSSLTQGIRNFAKSLGTWLTSAMAGCPGDIVQIKMAAANAFAQTLRRYTSLNHLAQAARAVLQNSSQINQMLVDLNRVDFHNVQDQASWVCECDNGVVQRLEADFKMTLQQQNSLEQWAAWLKGVATQVLKPYEGRPNFTKAARQFLLKWSFYSSMVIRDLTLRSAASFGSFHLIRLLYDEYMFFLIEHQVALQTGETPIAVLGEKLHSSSDISGYLQINALNVE, from the exons ATGGCTACTGTTAACCCGGCAACATCGGCATCGGCTACATTGTCAGCTTTGGACATTCACCAGGCGAGATCTTGTGGAAATGCTAGTGCTGCTTCACAACAGAGACATAGTTCGCCACCTACAGTAGTTGTTCTCAGTGCTTCATCGCAAATAAGTACTCCAGTTACAGCTGTGCCAAGTAACACCCTCCCAATCGCAAGTGTCGCCAATTCGACCCTGAAGAAGAGTGGCGGCGTTGAATACTGCCTTGAAAGTTCAG ATTCGGATGTAGTGGCGTCAGACGCAGTACAGCCGGGTGTACAGCCCGACTACGTTCAGTATGTAGAGAGTGCGTCTGAGCAGGACATATATTCTTCAACAAATGGCCAGACGTCCTATCCTGTTTACACTGTTGAAGAGCCTGAAAAGATGTATGCACCAGTTTCGGAACCATATTATAATGATAGCACAGCTGCTGTTCCATATAATCAGGTAGCTGGCAGTGTTGGACAGGGTTCAGGAAACAATCAGTTGTTAGCTCAGCAAAGTAGCTCATATCTGATACAGGAAAGTATTGAATCAGATACAGCACATTCATTAATTACACCACAACATAATAATACTCAGTCAATAAATTCAGATTCTGGTGGTGTGACTTACTTGATATCTGGTAACAGTGGTATGGAAAGTGATGGACAAGATGCCCATTCGCATAACACACGAGCTACACCAGCAACTGTACATTGGCTTCTGGATAATTATGAAACTGCAGAGGGAGTAAGTCTGCCTCGTTCAACACTGTATAATCATTATCTTTATCATTGTAATGAGCGCAAACAAGATCCTGTTAATGCTGCTTCATTTGGAAAATTGATACGCTCAATTTTTCTTGGCCTGAGAACGAGACGCCTAGGAACACGAGGAAATTCCAAGTATCATTATTATGGTATACGTATCAAACCGAACTCTATTTTAAATCAACTGTTTGAGGATGGGACATCAGTTGCTGTTCGACCACAAACAGGATCTCAAAAACGTTTCAAGTTCCTTTCGGGGTCGGGCCAGAAAAGCACAGAGTATGAACAGTCTTCGCATCACACTTCTTTAGGTCACTGCCAGGAACTACACAAGCACCATGAATTTTTAGGTGATAGTACATCTGCAATTCCAGATTTTCCTGAAATAGAAATGTCAAATGTTGTTTTGCCTGAGGAATGTACACTTGAAGATGTTGATACGCTTCGCAGTATTTATAGAGAACATTGTGAAGCCTTTTTAGATGCTATTCTTAACTTGGAATTCCCAACCATTGAAAGTCTTTGGAGGGAATTTTGGAGAACTCAAGATGATAATAATGGGGATGAATGTGAAGAAGAGAGATACTTATCGAAAACAAAGCTGTTCATCTTGTGTAAATTGGAACCTATACAGCAATTTGTCAGAGTTGTAGATTAtagattttatcaaaatttagtatATGTTCTGATACCAGATGTCCTTCGCCCAATTCCGAGCTCCCTTACCCAAGGCATTCGCAATTTTGCAAAAAGTCTAGGAACTTGGTTGACATCTGCAATGGCTGGATGTCCAGGTGACATAGTTCAAATAAAAATGGCTGCAGCAAATGCATTTGCACAAACTTTACGTCGCTACACATCCTTAAATCATTTGGCACAGGCTGCACGTGCCGTCCTTCAGAACTCGTCACAGATAAACCAGATGCTGGTAGACTTAAATCGTGTAGATTTCCACAATGTTCAGGATCAAGCATCATGGGTGTGTGAATGTGATAATGGTGTTGTACAAAGACTGGAAGCAGACTTCAAAATGACATTGCAGCAGCAAAACTCACTTGAACAATGGGCAGCTTGGCTGAAGGGTGTTGCAACTCAGGTGTTAAAACCTTATGAAGGAagaccaaactttacaaaagcagcAAGACAGTTTCTGCTGAAATGGTCCTTTTATAGTTCAATGGTAATAAGAGATCTGACACTCCGAAGTGCAGCCAGCTTCGGTTCATTTCACCTTATACGTCTGTTGTATGATGAATACATGTTCTTTCTGATTGAACATCAAGTTGCACTGCAGACAGGAGAAACACCAATTGCTGTCCTTGGTGAAAAGCTTCATAGCTCATCTGATATAAGTGGTTATTTACAGATCAATGCACTAAATGTGGAATAG